The Pelobacter seleniigenes DSM 18267 genomic sequence GCAGTCCGGAAGCGATCAAAATGCTCCAGGCCTACCACTGGCCGGGGAACGTCAGGGAGTTGGAAAATGTCATCAAACGCGCCGCCCTGCTCTCTCCCAACCACGTCCTGACGCCATCCGACTTTCCCGGGCTGATCAATACGGAAGAAAAAGTCCAGAGTCAGGACGAATCACTGGAAGCACTGGTTTCACGGAAGCTGGAAAATTCGCTGGTCCAGATGAACCTGCTGGAAATGAATAATCTCTACGAGATGGTTCTGCATCAGGTCGAGCGGCCGCTGATCAACATCGTCCTCAAAAAAGCCAAGGGCAACCAGGTCCGCACCGCAGAGATTCTCGGCATCAACCGCAACACCCTGCGCAAAAAGATCACCACTCTGAACATCCCGGTCAAACGCGGCAACGGTGAGTAACCCGCCCCCCCCCAGTGGGGAGCGGGATTTGAAATTTATGATCTGAAATCTGAGCTCCCTTGGGGGGCTCAGTATCCCTCTTCCCGTTTCGCCTGGTTCTCGAAGCGGGTGAATTCACCGCGGAAGGTCAGATGAACAGTGCCGATGGGGCCGTTCCGCTGTTTGCCGATGATGATTTCGGCATCTTTGTCATGCCCTTTATCACAGGTCTTCTCACGGCTTTTGCAGTCATCACAATAGACCGCGTCACGATAGACAAACATGATCACGTCGGCATCCTGCTCGATAGCACCGGATTCACGCAAGTCGGCCATCATCGGTCGCTTGTCGGTCCGGCTCTCCAAAGAGCGGTTCAACTGCGACAAGGCCACCACCGGCAGGTCCAGTTCCTTGGCCAGGGCCTTCAGAGACCGCGAGATTTCCGAGATTTCCTGCTGCCGACTTTCCGGATTACTGCCACGCATCAACTGCAGGTAGTCGACGATGATCAGCCCCAGTCCGTGTTCAGCCTTCAGGCGCCGGGCCTTGGAGCGCAGTTCAAGGACGGTGATGGCCGGGGTATCATCAATAAAGATCTGCGCCTCGGTCAACTGCCCCGCAGCCATGGTCAATTTTGGCCAGTCCGACTCGCCGAGGTGGCCGGTCCGCAAGCGACCGGCATCCACCCTTGCGATGGAACAGAGCAGCCGCTGAACCAGCTGTTCCTTGCTCATCTCCAGGGAGAAGATCGCCGCGGTCACCGGCTTTTCTGAGTGGGTGGTGGCATTTTCCAGCAGGTTCAGGGCAAAGGCGGTCTTCCCCATGGAGGGGCGCCCGGCCAGAATGATCAGGTCACTCGGCTGCAAACCGGCGGTCATTTTATCCATATCGTGATAGCCGGTCGGCACCCCGGTCACCAGCTCCTTCCGCTCATAGAGCTTCTCGATCGACTTGAAGGTATCCTTGAGAATGTCGCGAACGGGGTAATAGGATGGCCGAATACGGTTTTCGGAGATCTCAAAGATCGATTTCTCCGCATGGTCGAGAATTTCTTCCATATCGCCGCCCTCGTACCCCCGGGTGGCAATATCCGTGGAGACCTCGATTAACTTCCGTGCAACCGACTTTTCCTTGACCAGTTTGCAGTAGTAGGCGATGTTGGCCGCAGTAGGGACATAATCGACCAGGGTCGCCAGATAGGTACTGCCGCCGACATCGTCCAGTTCCCCCCGGTCCTTGAGGGCCGCGGTCAGGGTTACCAAGTCGGCGGGCTCATTTTTTTCCGAAAGAGCCAGTAGAGCCCCGAAAATTTTACGATGGCTTTCGCGATAAAAATCGCTGACAGTAAGAAACTCCAGCGCTCGACTCAGGGCTTCATTTTCAAGCAACACGCCGCCGAGCACGGACATTTCCGCTTCCAGGTTCTGCGGTGGCAAACGATGGGTATGATGTTCCGACATAGACCTCTTTCCAATCAATCGTGGTGAGGGGAAAAGATAGCAGAGTTGCGCCGGTACGGAAACAAAAAGCCGCTGAAAAATACTTCATTAACTCGCAAACGGATACGCGCCTCACAGGCTCTTGTGGCACTTGCCCCTGGCCACCGAAAAGAAGGGTCCCCGACATTCAGCGTGGCAGAGAAAACAGTTGCATTCAAAAAAAAACCGTTTATACCTGTATCCTTTTGTTAACATTTCACAACAGCATGACCAATTCCAGCAAGCGCTGTTTTTGACAAGAGGCAGAAAATCATGACTTTTTTGACCAATAACCCGTACTTCCCGCTGCTGATACTTCCGCTGCTGGTCTTTCTGGCGCGGATCATCGATGTCTCCATCGGCACCCTGAGGATTATATTCGTTTCCAAGGGGCTTAAAAACTTTGCTGCAATCCTGGGCTTTTTCGAGTCGTTGATCTGGTTGCTGGCCGTAACCCAGGTCATGCAGAACCTCAACTCCTGGCAGACCTATGTCGCCTTTGCGCTGGGTTTTGCAGCCGGAAACTACGTCGGAGTCGCGCTGGAAGAGAGAATTGCCATCGGCAATATGCTGATCCGGGTGATCACCCGCAAAGAGGCGGATGAGCTGGTCAATGTTCTCTGGCAGGCCGGATACGGGGTCACCAGCGTCGACGCACTGGGTGAGTCAGGCCCGGTCAAGCTGATTTTCACCATCGCCAAGCGGAAAAATCTGGCTAAGATTCTCGCGATTATTAAAAAATATAACCCGAACGCATTCTACACCATCGAAGATATGCGCTTTGTGAATGAAACCTATCTGCCAGCGCTGACCAAACGCACCCTGTTCCCGCGTCTGGCCCTGGGCAAACGCAAATGATCCTGACTCCGGCCGGGGGGCCGTGCCGGACTGAGCGGAGCTGAAGCTCCTGCCCCGAGAGGACTGATGACCAAAGAAATTACCATTATTCTGTATCGCAGAAACTTTACCAGCGCTTGGCGCTACGCCATCTGCAGTGAGGAGCTGGCGGCTCTGGCCACCGAACTGGACGCGGAATTCAGGCTGGCCGGGGTCGGCGTCAGCTTTGCCGGAGAAGCGGAAACCGGCGTCGATGTGCGTGGCTACGGTGACCTGTTGAATGCCGTGCGCCTGCGCTCATCCGAACCGGGCAGCGGCACCCCATGCCTGGGGCACATCATCGGCGCCAGCACAGACTGTGAGCTGCTTGCCGACATTCGCAAAGGCGTCAGCAGGTTGGCCTTTGCCCCGGAAACCATTCGGCCCGAAGACGCCCACCGCAAGGTTTGCCACAACTGTGGCTGCGGCTGCTGAACGGCAGGCCTGCGTCCACTTAGCAGGGTGTTGAAAAACGTTTTCGAGGCAGTAAGTACAAGGCAAAAATTGCCGAAGAAGCACAGTTTACATTCAGTAAATGAGCATTTTGAGGCTATTTTTAACGCAGTAATTGCAACGCAGATAGTTTTTCAACAGCCTGTTAGGCGTTCCCCTTTTCCGGCCGCTGGTCGAAGGAGGGAAGTGCCGTAATATCTTTGACCCAGGGCAGCATCGTTTCGCAGAAAACGTTGATGGTTGGTTGCACGGCTGTCGGGTCGCTCAAGGAGCCGAGCTGTAGCAGGCAACTGGCCGGGAATTTTTTATGCAGGACATAGACGGCCGAGCCGCAGTTGCGACAGAAATGTTTGCGGGCATTCTCGGTCATCTGATAGCTGCTGAGGATCTCTTTTCCGGCCGTGATCTCAAAAGCATCGCGGTCAACAATGACCACGGTCTGAAACGCCGCCCCGGATATTTTCTTGCAGGTATTGCAATGACAGTTGGCCACCGCCTTGACCGGCTGATTCAATTGATATTGCACCGCCCCGCACAGACATGCTCCTGTCATGGTCTCCGCCATAGGTCCTCCCCGTCAATGTCACTGGTAAGCGTTCACGATGGTTTATTTTAGCAGAGTGGAGCGTTTTTTTCTGTTCCCCCGAGCAGGGGCAAACCGTAGGGTCGTCGCCTTGCACAAGAGCACGACATGAGGAGAATAAAGAAGAGAGAAGAAGTGCCGGGTCCGGCGGGAAGTTTCCTCCCCGCCGAACCCGGCCGATGGTTATTGCCAGATGAAGGCTCAGCAGGCCGGTTGCCGGCAGCTAAGCTTTTTTCCGGGCCTTTTGCGCCCGTTTAATGGAGCGCTCGTAAATCTCCACCACCGGGTGGGTGGTCTGCAGCCGATTGCCTTCGGTCAGGTTGGCGTCGGTCAGGTTCATCGCACAGCCGGGGCAGGCGGTGAACAGGTTGGCGAAGCCGCGCTGCTTGATTTCCTCGGCCTTCAACTTGCCTATCTGCTTGGTGTGGGCATAATTCTTCATGGAGAAAGTCCCGCCGAACCCGCAGCAGCTCTGGTTTTTCAGCTCCTGAAAATCGGTGTCAAAGTTGGCCCGGATGAAGTCACGCAGGACCCCTTCTTTCCCAGTTTTGTAATGACAGGGGACATGCAGGGAAGAACCGCCGACCAATGGTATTTTTTCCGGCAATTTGACTTTCAACACCTCGGCCAGATAGAGCACGACATCCATGACCTTTTTACCGCCGGAACGGCCGGTTTCCTGCTCACCCATGGTGCCCAGTCCGTATTCACAGGTCGGGCAACACATCAACACGGTGTCGGCATCGCTGATCGAATCGAAGTAATCGAAATTGCTGTTGACCTGATCGCGATAGATGCCCATTTCGCCCATGGTTGCCGAAGGGATCCCGCAGCATTTGTTGGTCTCCGGAACATAAACCGACACCCCGTAATGGAGCAGGGTTTCAACGATGGCCACACCCCAGTGCACGTAAATCAGCGTGGTTGCACAGCCGGGGTAGAAGATGACCCGGTGTTTTTCATTTTCCGCCTGATTGAAGCCGCCGTAGAGGCTGGTCAGGGCCTTGCTCGGCATGTCCACCACATGCCGCTTGGTCATATCGCCGATAAACGGGCTGTAGAGGCCGTAGGGCTTGAAGACTCCGTTATCAACCTTGCGGGTTCCCAGACGCAGACCGATATGAAAAAGCGGACTCATGGCCGCCAGGAACTGGGGCTTGCCCATGGCTATCTTCAGGGCCAATTTCTGCCACGCCGGCATCTTCTTCACCTGCCGCAGAATTCCCTTGGCCTTCAGGAAGATCTGATCGGTGGCCACCCCGGAAGGGCAGTTCTTTTTACAGCGTCCGCAGAGCAGACAATAATCGATATATTTGAAGATTTCCTCGGCTTTATCGAGCTTCCCTTCGTAGAGAGCCTCAATGAGATACATCTTGCCGCGGGCAACCGCAGATTCCTGCCAGTCCTTCTTGTACAGCGGACAGACCGACTGACAGGTTCCGCAGCGACTGCACTGGATCAGCAGGTCCTCCAGTTCCTTCAGCTCTTCGACACATTTTGCTACCGCATCACGATTCATGGCTCGATCCCCTTAAATGGACTGCTTGTGCGGATTCAACAAATTCTTCGGGTCGACCCCACGCTTGATGGACTTCATGTAATTGATGGTCCCTTCACCGACTTCATCAACCATGAAACGCTGCTTGGCCAGACCGATGCCGTGCTCGCCGGAACAGGTGCCGTCCAGGCGAAGCGCCGCGGCAAACATATCGGCAACCGCGGCATGAACCCGCTGCATCTCTTCAGCATCGCGCTTGTCACACAGAATGGTCGGATGCAGATTGCCGTCCCCGGCGTGACCGAAGGTGCCGATATCGAGCTTGTACTTGTTCTTGATCTCATCCAAGGCCATGAGAAAGTCGGGGATCTTGGTCCGTGGCACCGTGGTGTCTTCCAGCACCAGGGTCGGGCGCAAGCGGGCCAATGACGACAAGGCTTTACGCCGCCCTTCCCAAAGCGCTTCCCGCTCCTCAGCGGTGGCGGCAATTTTGATCTCGCCGTTATTCGCCGCGCAGACTTTCTGCACGATGGCATACTCTTCCTCGACCACGGCGGGATGGCCATCGACTTCGATCAGCAGCAACGCCGCAGCATCCGTCGGCAACGGTACGCCGGTAGCTTCATGGACGGTGCGAATGGTGAAATTGTCCATCAGTTCCATGGTCGCAGGAAGCACATGGCCACGAATGATTCCGGACACCGTATTGCCGGCATCAATGATGTCCTTAAAAGAGACCAGCATCGCTTTGTGGGCCTTGGTCGGCGGCACCAGCTTGAGGATACACTCGGTCATTACCCCCAGTTGGCCTTCGGATTGTGACATCAGCCCGGTCAGGTTGAACCCGGTACAGAGTTTGACCGTCTTCCCCCCGGCCTTGACGATGTTCCCGGCCATGTCGCAAAAGGTCACGCCCATCACATAATCTTTGGTAACCCCGTATTTAAGCCCGCGCAGGCCGCCGGCATTTTCAGCCACATTGCCGCCGATGGTGGACATTTTCTGCGAGCCCGGATCGGGCGGATAAAATAACCCGGCTTCCTGTACTGCGGTTGCAAAATCCAGGGTAATCACCCCCGGCTGCACCACCGCATACATGTCATCGGTATTAATTTCGAGGATCTTATTCATTTTGGTCATCAGCAGCACACAGCCGCCGGCGACGGGGATGGTTGAACCGGCCAGGTTGGTGCCGGAACCGCGGGTAATCAGGGGAATATCATAATCGCTACAGAGCCGACAGATAGCGGCAACCTCGTCCGTGCTTTCCGGACGCACGACAACATCAGGTAGGGCCGGATTTTCCACCGAAGAATCAAAACTGTACAGCACCAGGTCGGTCGGCTGATCCCAATAATCCTCCTCGCCGACAATTCCTTTGAACTTTGCCAACACATCTTTCGCAATCATCCCAAACCCCTTTCTGTCGATAACTCTATCGTATTTATGCAAATAATTTTGCGTGAATGGCGAGTAGAAACCGAAGATGAAACCTGTTTGACGGCCTTATGTTTAGTGCTGTGCCCGCTCTGACCACAGCGTGATTGTGGTGGACATCCTTTACTTATGGTGTTCCGATTACCCTGCAAGACCGGGCTCGGCTAGCAACCGCTAACAACAAAAATTTACAGCGGTCCCGCTAAAATCGGCCGCGCCGCTCTGGATCCTGAATCAATGTCGTCACTGCAGCTATAGCAACCGCTAACTTTTGCTCTCACTTCACTCGCTAACCCCGTCAATCCGAAATAGTGAATCGAACATTGTTAGGCCCTAGCGTTTCCGGCCTTCGTCAGCACAAACGCTATTCGCGACAGCAAGGCAAGATCTCAAATAAACACCCAAAAAACCATGGTGTTGTTTTATTGGTCTGACCATTATGCTGGGCTATAAAATATGATTTTATCCAGGAAATTGTCAAGCTTTTATGATTTATTAAATAAATCAGCTATTTACAATAAAAAAAATGGTCAATCCATTTTCTACTAGCAATAAAATTCGCTTTCGTGTAAAAAATTCCCAGCTCAGTAATGGTATTTTATTTTACCAATGCGATAAGGTATTTTGTTTTTCAAGTATGGCAGGTCAGACCAATTTTTCATGATTTAAAAGGGCTTTTGGTCACCAGGGCTGGAGTGAACAATATTTGGGAAGCCTCGCGAATGGGGTTGGAATCAGGCATCGGCAAAGTGCTGTTTGAAAGATTTTCCCCTCTTCCTCATTTTCACGACACCAAGACACCTGCGGTAACTTCAGGGTTGAGTGAAAACATCTGTCTAGCAACGTAAGAGGTCACAAATTTCGCCAAACAAATTCATTCAGATCGTCCAGCTGATAGATAAGTTATGAAGGCTGTCTGCTTGGTCATGCCTTTCCCAGGGAGCACAACA encodes the following:
- the dnaB gene encoding replicative DNA helicase: MSEHHTHRLPPQNLEAEMSVLGGVLLENEALSRALEFLTVSDFYRESHRKIFGALLALSEKNEPADLVTLTAALKDRGELDDVGGSTYLATLVDYVPTAANIAYYCKLVKEKSVARKLIEVSTDIATRGYEGGDMEEILDHAEKSIFEISENRIRPSYYPVRDILKDTFKSIEKLYERKELVTGVPTGYHDMDKMTAGLQPSDLIILAGRPSMGKTAFALNLLENATTHSEKPVTAAIFSLEMSKEQLVQRLLCSIARVDAGRLRTGHLGESDWPKLTMAAGQLTEAQIFIDDTPAITVLELRSKARRLKAEHGLGLIIVDYLQLMRGSNPESRQQEISEISRSLKALAKELDLPVVALSQLNRSLESRTDKRPMMADLRESGAIEQDADVIMFVYRDAVYCDDCKSREKTCDKGHDKDAEIIIGKQRNGPIGTVHLTFRGEFTRFENQAKREEGY
- a CDS encoding DUF2179 domain-containing protein, which produces MTFLTNNPYFPLLILPLLVFLARIIDVSIGTLRIIFVSKGLKNFAAILGFFESLIWLLAVTQVMQNLNSWQTYVAFALGFAAGNYVGVALEERIAIGNMLIRVITRKEADELVNVLWQAGYGVTSVDALGESGPVKLIFTIAKRKNLAKILAIIKKYNPNAFYTIEDMRFVNETYLPALTKRTLFPRLALGKRK
- a CDS encoding GFA family protein, with product MAETMTGACLCGAVQYQLNQPVKAVANCHCNTCKKISGAAFQTVVIVDRDAFEITAGKEILSSYQMTENARKHFCRNCGSAVYVLHKKFPASCLLQLGSLSDPTAVQPTINVFCETMLPWVKDITALPSFDQRPEKGNA
- a CDS encoding (Fe-S)-binding protein — protein: MNRDAVAKCVEELKELEDLLIQCSRCGTCQSVCPLYKKDWQESAVARGKMYLIEALYEGKLDKAEEIFKYIDYCLLCGRCKKNCPSGVATDQIFLKAKGILRQVKKMPAWQKLALKIAMGKPQFLAAMSPLFHIGLRLGTRKVDNGVFKPYGLYSPFIGDMTKRHVVDMPSKALTSLYGGFNQAENEKHRVIFYPGCATTLIYVHWGVAIVETLLHYGVSVYVPETNKCCGIPSATMGEMGIYRDQVNSNFDYFDSISDADTVLMCCPTCEYGLGTMGEQETGRSGGKKVMDVVLYLAEVLKVKLPEKIPLVGGSSLHVPCHYKTGKEGVLRDFIRANFDTDFQELKNQSCCGFGGTFSMKNYAHTKQIGKLKAEEIKQRGFANLFTACPGCAMNLTDANLTEGNRLQTTHPVVEIYERSIKRAQKARKKA
- a CDS encoding FAD-binding oxidoreductase, translating into MIAKDVLAKFKGIVGEEDYWDQPTDLVLYSFDSSVENPALPDVVVRPESTDEVAAICRLCSDYDIPLITRGSGTNLAGSTIPVAGGCVLLMTKMNKILEINTDDMYAVVQPGVITLDFATAVQEAGLFYPPDPGSQKMSTIGGNVAENAGGLRGLKYGVTKDYVMGVTFCDMAGNIVKAGGKTVKLCTGFNLTGLMSQSEGQLGVMTECILKLVPPTKAHKAMLVSFKDIIDAGNTVSGIIRGHVLPATMELMDNFTIRTVHEATGVPLPTDAAALLLIEVDGHPAVVEEEYAIVQKVCAANNGEIKIAATAEEREALWEGRRKALSSLARLRPTLVLEDTTVPRTKIPDFLMALDEIKNKYKLDIGTFGHAGDGNLHPTILCDKRDAEEMQRVHAAVADMFAAALRLDGTCSGEHGIGLAKQRFMVDEVGEGTINYMKSIKRGVDPKNLLNPHKQSI